The genomic interval CGATGCGGTACCTCCTCACGGAGTTCGAGCCGGTCTTCGACGCGGCGGATTTCGTACGCGCCGGACGCGACCTGTTCGTGACGCGCAGCAACGTCACCAACGCCATGGGCATCGAGTGGCTGCGCCGTCACCTCGGCCCTGAATTCCGCATCCACGAGATCGAGAGCCGCTGCCGCACCCCCATGCACATCGACACCACCTTCTGCCTGCTCGCCCCCGGAAAGGTGCTGGTCAACCCCGAGTACATCGACGTCGACCGACTGCCGGACGTGCTGAGCTCCTGGGACGTCCTGATCGCCCCCGAACCGGAACCCATCAAGGATCCGCTGCTCAAACTCACGTCGATGTGCGGGAAGTGGCTGAGCATGAACGTCCTCATGGTCGACGAGAAGCGGGTGATCGCGGAACGGCATCACACGGGCATGCTCCGCGCGCTGGAGAGCTGGGGCCTCGAACCCATCCCGTGCGACCTGCTGCACTACGCACCGTTCGGCGGCTCCTTCCACTGCGCGACGCTGGACGTCAGGCGGCGCGGCACCCTGGAGTCGTACGTCTGACGCATACGGCTGACGCGTACGTCCGAGTCGTGCGTCGACTGACCGGAGGTCCCCCGTTCGGCGGTGCGCCATACGAGCGGGCCCGGCCCGGAAGCGGTACCGGGAGACGAGCGGAGGGAACACGTCCGCCATGAACCTCACCCCTGGCACCCCCCTGCACACCCTGGCCGCCGAAGGATCGCCCGCCCTGTGGCTGCTGGTGATCGGCGTGCCCGTCGTCCTCCTCCTACTGGGCGCCTTCTGGTACGGGAGCAAGCGCGCCGAGCGCCACCGCGCGAACCTGCCGCAGGAGCCGCAGCCCGGCGCGGACTCGTGGCAGACCCCGGACGAGTCGACCGGCCGTGACGAACACGGAGGCCCTGGTTCCCGCTGACACCACGAAGGCCGACACCCGGAAGGCTGACAACCGGAAGGCCGACAACCGGAAGGCTGACACCCAGACGGCTGACGCCCGAAAGGCTGACGCCCAGAAGCCCCCCCGCCTAGCCTGTCCCGCATGCCATCGACACCCCAACTCCCCCTCCTCGGGCCTTTCCTGGTCGCCTTCGCCCGGCGGCAGGCCGTGCGTACCGTCGACGTCCCGGGCGGATTCGCCGTGTACGACGACGCGTTCGCGCAGTCCCGCGCGAACAACCACGTGATCGTCGACTCGACTCTCGAAACCGGCGACGCCGTCGACCCCGAGAAGCTGCCCGCCCTCGCGGACAAGGTGCTCGGGCATCTGCCGCACCGCATGATCAACGTCCTTGACGACGCGACCGGCGTCGCGTGCACGGAGCCCCTGCGCCGGGCCGGGTACGGCCGGTCCACGTACGTGTTCATGGTGCACACGGGTCCGGTGCCGACCGCCGCAGGAGCCACCGCGGTGGAGGTCGGTCTCGACGAACTCCGCGCCCCGCTCGACAGGCAGTGGCGCAGCGCCCTCCCGGACGTCGACGACGAGGTGATCCGCCAGCTCGTGGAGCGGCGCGAGACACGGCGCAGGGGGGCCGACACCGTACGCTTCCTCGCCGACCACACCCCGGCGGGCGAGGTCGCCTCGTGGGCCGACCTCTATCTCGACCCGGTCTCCGGCATCGCCCAGATAGAGGACCTGAACACCTCGCCCGACCATCTCCGGCGCGGCCACGCGGACGCCGTTCTCGCGACCGCCCTGCGGATGGCCGAGGACGCGGGCTGCGGGCTCCGGTTCCTGACCGCCGACGCGACGGACTGGCCGCAGCACTGGTACGCGCGCCGGGGCTTCTCGGCCGTGGGCCGCTTCCACTGCTTCGAACGGGGCTGACGGCCGCCCCGTCGGGTGCGGCTTTCCGCACCCGGCCGTTACGGGAAACCGCACCCCACCGGGCGGCAACCCTCATACCGGCGCTGAGCTGCGATTCCTAGCGTGGGAGTCGTCGGAGCGACGGGCTCCGGCAGCCGACTCGTACGTCATCCGGAGGCCGTTGTGCAGCACGCCGTCATCACCCTGTCCGCCGCGCCGGAGCCCTCCGGCGGCATCGCCGGGTGGGCCACCGGGCTGGTCGAGACCCTGGGCGGGCCCGGGGCGGGGGTGGCCATCGCGCTCGAAAACCTCTTTCCGCCACTGCCGAGCGAGGTGATCCTGCCGCTGACCGGGTTCGCCGCCGGGCAGGGGGCGATCACGCTGGTCTCGGCGCTGTTCTGGACGACGCTCGGTTCGGTGGTGGGGGCGGTGGTCCTGTACTGGCTGGGCCTGCTGTTCGGGCGTGAGCGCATGCACGCGGTGTGGGCGAAGCTGCCGCTGGTCAAGGCGGGCGACCTGGAGCGCACGGAGGCGTGGTTCGTGAGGCACGGCACCAAGGCGGTGTTCCTGGGGCGCATGGTGCCGATCTTCCGGAGCCTGGTCTCGGTACCTGCCGGGGTCGAGCGGATGCCGCTGCCCGTGTTCGTCATGCTGACCACGCTCGGCAGCCTGATCTGGAACTCGGTTCTGGTGCTGGCCGGTTACTGGCTCGGCGACGGGTGGGAGGTCGTGGAGTCCTCGGTCGGAGTGCTGTCCAAGGTGGTGCTCGTGCTGGTCGTGCTGGCCTTCGCCGGGTACGTGGCGGTACGGGTCCGGGGCCGCGAGGCAGCCGCCCGGCACCGCCGTACGTCGTGAGGGTTGTAGGGTCGGGCACCGTGCGGGGGGAATCCGGGGACAGCGGCGCAGGTCACGAGGGCATCGCCCCGGTCGGTCCCACCGCACGCCCCGTCGACACCACTCCACGCCCCGCCAAGTCCACTTCCCGCACCCCCTCCCGCCCGATGCGCGTCCTCGGCACGCTCGCCGGATGCGCCACGGCGCTCCTGCACACCGCGTACTTCCTGACCGTCGGCACCGCCCTCGGCCCCTTCCTCCTCTGGCCCTTCACCCGGGCCGGGGCCCTCGGTGTCCTGCTGGGCGGAGCCCGGCGGCTGACGGAACTGGAGCGCGCACGGCGGACCTTCTTCTTCGGCGACCGCTTCCCCTCCCCGCCCCACCGGGCGGCGGGCCCGGACGTCCTGCGCTACCTGGCGGTCCGCAGTGGTACGGGCCTGGTGCTCGCGGTGGTTCTGGCCCTCCTGCTGTTCGGCGTCGCCCTGGCCGGGGTGCTGGCGCTCAGGGCAGTGCAACTCTCGCTCGGTGTGGGTCAGTTGCTGACCCAGGCGGGACTCGGCAGCGTCCTCCTCTTCCTCGACGTACAGGGGATGTACGCACTGGCCGCGCTCGACGCGCGCACAGCACGGGAACACTTCGGCCCTTCCGAGCGCGAGTTGCTCCAACGGCGCATCGACGAGCTCGCCGCCAGCCGCGCGGCCGTCGTTCGGGCCGTCGACTCCGAGCGCCGCCGCATCGAACGCGATCTGCACGACGGAGTGCAGCAGCGCCTCGTCGCCCTGTCCATGCTGCTCGGCCGGGCCCGCCGGGGCCGCGCCCGCGACCCCGAGCACGCCGACGCACTCCTGTCCCAGGCACACCAGGAAGCACAGGGCGTCCTCACCGAACTCCGCGAGGTGGCCTGGCGGGTCTACCCCTCCGCGCTGGACACGCTGGGCCTCCAGGAGGCGCTGGGCGGGGTCTCGGAACGCTGCGCGCTTCCCGTACGTACGGAGTACGACGTGGCCGCACCCCTCCCCCAACCGGTTCGGACCGCCGCGTACTTCGTGGTGTCGGAGTCCGTCACGAACGCGGCCAAGCACGCGGGTGCGACCCAGGTGTCCGTACGGGTCCAACTCCGCGACGAAACCCTCCACTTGAGCATCACCGACGACGGCCGGGGCGGCGCCGACCCCTCCGGCGGCGGGCTGACCGGGCTGCGCAGCCGGGTGGCGGCGTGCAACGGCGTCCTGCACATCGACAGCCCCGCCGGGGGTCCGACCACCATTGCCGCGGAGCTGCCGTGCACGTGATGATCGCCGAGGATTCGACCCTGCTGCGGGAGGGCCTCGTACGCCTGCTGGCGGAGGAGGGGCATGAGGTGCCCGCCGCCTGCGTCGACGCGGACTCGCTCCTCACGGAGATGGAGGTACGCCGTCCCGACCTCGTGGTCCTGGACATCCGGATGCCGCCCACGCACACCGACGAGGGGCTGCGGGCGGCACTGGAGATCCGGGAGCGGTGGCCAAAGGTCGGGGTCCTGATGCTGTCGCAGCACGTCGAACGCCGTTACGCGGCACAGTTGTTGGGCGCGGGGGCGGAGCGCGTGGGCTATCTGCTCAAGGACCGGGTCGGGCAGGTGGAGGAGTTCCTCGACGCGCTGGAGCGGGTGCACGCCGGGGGTACGGCGCTCGACCCGGAGGTCGTACGGCAACTGGTGTTCCGTACGACGCACGGAGACCCGCTGGCCCGCCTGACGCCGCGTGAGCGGACGGTGCTGGAGGCGCTGGCGGAGGGCCACACGAACACGGCCATCGCGCAGAAGCTGCATCTGTCGCTGAGCGCGGTGGAGAAGAACCTCGCGGCGGTCTTCGACAAGCTGGAGCTGTCGCAGGAGGGCGGGTACAGCAGACGGGTGCTGGCGGTGCTGCGGTACTTGGGGTCCTAGGAACGGGCCGCGGCCCCGTGCCGCTTCTCGTCGGCATCGGCGTCGGCATCGGCGTCGGCGTCGGCGTCGGCGTCGGCGAGCCAGAAGAACACGGGCGGCAGGGCGAGTTCGAGGACGAGCAGCGCGATCTGGAACGGGTGCGGGCTGCCGGCCGTGGCGAGCGACAGCAGCCGCCCCACCGCCCCCAACAGGAAGATCGCGGACAGGACGCGTACGACGCTCGCCGGGACCGGTGCCTGCCTGACCGCCCAGAGCCAGGCGAG from Streptomyces sp. NBC_00237 carries:
- a CDS encoding amidinotransferase, with translation MEILGSPVSSYNEWDPLEEIVVGRLDGSTIPSDHPVVLCNIPPWAGRLQGLAAGFRYPKLLIERAQEELDRFVALLESLGVTVKRPDAVDHKQRFSTPDWSSRGFCNTCPRDSMLVIGDEIIETPMAWPCRYFETHSYRPLLKDYFRRGARWTAAPKPQLTDELFDPDFRVPKPGEPMRYLLTEFEPVFDAADFVRAGRDLFVTRSNVTNAMGIEWLRRHLGPEFRIHEIESRCRTPMHIDTTFCLLAPGKVLVNPEYIDVDRLPDVLSSWDVLIAPEPEPIKDPLLKLTSMCGKWLSMNVLMVDEKRVIAERHHTGMLRALESWGLEPIPCDLLHYAPFGGSFHCATLDVRRRGTLESYV
- a CDS encoding DUF6479 family protein; translated protein: MNLTPGTPLHTLAAEGSPALWLLVIGVPVVLLLLGAFWYGSKRAERHRANLPQEPQPGADSWQTPDESTGRDEHGGPGSR
- a CDS encoding GNAT family N-acetyltransferase yields the protein MPSTPQLPLLGPFLVAFARRQAVRTVDVPGGFAVYDDAFAQSRANNHVIVDSTLETGDAVDPEKLPALADKVLGHLPHRMINVLDDATGVACTEPLRRAGYGRSTYVFMVHTGPVPTAAGATAVEVGLDELRAPLDRQWRSALPDVDDEVIRQLVERRETRRRGADTVRFLADHTPAGEVASWADLYLDPVSGIAQIEDLNTSPDHLRRGHADAVLATALRMAEDAGCGLRFLTADATDWPQHWYARRGFSAVGRFHCFERG
- a CDS encoding DedA family protein, translating into MQHAVITLSAAPEPSGGIAGWATGLVETLGGPGAGVAIALENLFPPLPSEVILPLTGFAAGQGAITLVSALFWTTLGSVVGAVVLYWLGLLFGRERMHAVWAKLPLVKAGDLERTEAWFVRHGTKAVFLGRMVPIFRSLVSVPAGVERMPLPVFVMLTTLGSLIWNSVLVLAGYWLGDGWEVVESSVGVLSKVVLVLVVLAFAGYVAVRVRGREAAARHRRTS
- a CDS encoding sensor histidine kinase; this translates as MRVLGTLAGCATALLHTAYFLTVGTALGPFLLWPFTRAGALGVLLGGARRLTELERARRTFFFGDRFPSPPHRAAGPDVLRYLAVRSGTGLVLAVVLALLLFGVALAGVLALRAVQLSLGVGQLLTQAGLGSVLLFLDVQGMYALAALDARTAREHFGPSERELLQRRIDELAASRAAVVRAVDSERRRIERDLHDGVQQRLVALSMLLGRARRGRARDPEHADALLSQAHQEAQGVLTELREVAWRVYPSALDTLGLQEALGGVSERCALPVRTEYDVAAPLPQPVRTAAYFVVSESVTNAAKHAGATQVSVRVQLRDETLHLSITDDGRGGADPSGGGLTGLRSRVAACNGVLHIDSPAGGPTTIAAELPCT
- a CDS encoding response regulator transcription factor, whose amino-acid sequence is MIAEDSTLLREGLVRLLAEEGHEVPAACVDADSLLTEMEVRRPDLVVLDIRMPPTHTDEGLRAALEIRERWPKVGVLMLSQHVERRYAAQLLGAGAERVGYLLKDRVGQVEEFLDALERVHAGGTALDPEVVRQLVFRTTHGDPLARLTPRERTVLEALAEGHTNTAIAQKLHLSLSAVEKNLAAVFDKLELSQEGGYSRRVLAVLRYLGS
- a CDS encoding DUF4345 domain-containing protein, with product MSTALKVLARVMGVACVAIGVLHVVGGNAVIPGGENAGPTIDSLGRFFGAIFAGYGLAWLWAVRQAPVPASVVRVLSAIFLLGAVGRLLSLATAGSPHPFQIALLVLELALPPVFFWLADADADADADADADADEKRHGAAARS